In one Colletotrichum destructivum chromosome 2, complete sequence genomic region, the following are encoded:
- a CDS encoding Putative peptidase C14, caspase domain, Caspase-like domain superfamily, whose amino-acid sequence MSGYPGQYGGYQGGPPPQQQYAPPGGYYPPPQQGYNGYPPAGSGYGYQQPSPQPYGYNQPPPPQQYGGYQQPPQPNYNSRPGVPTANSNAYMHGNHHAPPPPPSAPQQFGHGAPNGYAFQYSNCTGRRKALLIGINYFGQRGQLRGCINDVKNMSAYLVDRFGYKREDMVILTDDQQNPMSQPTKQNLLRAMHWLVKDARPNDSLFFHYSGHGGQTKDLDGDEPDGYDEVIYPVDFRQTGHITDDEMHRIMVKPLQAGVRLTAIFDSCHSGTALDLPYIYSTQGILKEPNLAKEAGQGLLGVISSYSQGDLGGVASNIMGFFKKATTGEDAYNRTMATKTSPADVVMLSGSKDDQTSADATIAAQATGAMSWAFITALKKNPQQSYVQLLNSIRDELSTRYTQKPQLSCSHPLNTNLLFVM is encoded by the exons ATGTCAGGATACCCAGGCCAATACGGAGGATACCAAGgtggcccgccgccgcagcaacAGTATGCCCCTCCTGGCGGCTATTACCC TCCTCCACAGCAAGGATACAACGGCTACCCCCCCGCAGGATCGGGATACGGATACCAACAGCCCTCGCCCCAACCATATGGTTATAACCAG CCTCCCCCACCACAGCAATATGGTGGCTACCAGCAGCCTCCGCAGCCTAACTACAACAGTCGCCCAG GCGTGCCAACAGCGAACTCGAATGCGTACATGCACGGAAACCACCAtgcccctccgcccccgccaTCCGCACCGCAGCAGTTCGGACATGGCGCACCCAACGGATATGCCTTCCAGTATTCTAACTGTACGGGCCGGAGAAAGGCGTTGCTGATTGGAATCAACTACTTTGGACAGCGCGGCCAATTGCGCGGATGTATCAACGATGTCAAGAACATGTCGGCATACCTCGTTGATCGCTTTGGTTATAAGCGGGAGGATATGGTCATTCTTACCGATGACCAGCAGAACCCAATGAGCCAGCCCACGAAACAGAATCTTCTGAGAGCCATGCACTGGCTGGTGAAAGACGCAAGACCCAACGactctcttttcttccacTACTCAG GCCATGGTGGGCAAACAAAGGAcctcgacggtgacgagCCTGATGGGTATGATGAAGTCATCTATCCTGTAGACTTCCGCCAAACGGGCCATATCACGGACGATGAGATGCATAGAATCATGGTGAAACCTTTGCAGGCCGGCGTGAGGCTCACTGCCATTTTTGATTCTTGCCACTCGGGCACTGCCCTCGATCTGCCCTACATTTACTCAACGCAGGGTATTCTCAAAGAGCCCAACCTTGCCAAGGAGGCTGGCCAAGGACTTCTCGGCGTTATTTCGTCATATAGTCAaggcgatctcggcggcgttgcaAGCAATATCATGGGCTTTTTCAAAAAGGCCACGACTGGCGAGGATGCGTACAACCGTACAATGGCTACCAAGACATCACCCGCCGACGTAGTCATGCTGTCTGGAAGCAAGGATGACCAAACTTC GGCCGATGCAACGATTGCTGCTCAAGCCACCGGCGCAATGTCCTGGGCTTTCATCACGGCTCTGAAGAAGAACCCTCAGCAGAGTTACGTGCAACTTCTCAACAGCATCAGAGACGAATTGTCGACTCGCTACACGCAGAAACCTCAGCTGTCCTGCAGTCACCCTCTGA ACACCAATCTCCTATTCGTCATGTAA